The sequence below is a genomic window from Setaria italica strain Yugu1 chromosome IV, Setaria_italica_v2.0, whole genome shotgun sequence.
GCCCAACTGTCATGATCTTTAGAGAAACACCATAGTGACAATATCCAGTCCAAGATCTGGCATAATACATACTTATAGAATTGGAATTGCCAGCTGATTGTCAAAATATATTAAAAGTGCACATTTCAAGTCATATACATATATCTCGATGGTGATGTTGACAAAAAGCCCAATGTTAGTGCATGGATAGATACCAACAGTAACATGTGAAGTGGAGTGTCATTTAAGTACCTTTTTCTTACTGTCCTGGTCAATTAATGGTTGTGTTGCTTCTGTAAGAGGTAAGTCCTTGATACTTCTCAagaaatattcttcccatggtGCCAATAATAAGACTCCCGCCCCCTCATTACCTTTGCGACCAGTTCTACCAAGTCGATGAATATATTGCTCTCTGTCAGTTGGCACCCCCAACTGCAATAATGATGGGTCAAAACTTTAATTAGTAGTTAGATAGGCAAGCTCATAATGAGTTCAGAGTTCCAACTAACTAGCTATGAGCTGCATGGAGAAAGAACTTTCTGAATGGCAAGTAGTAAGCATATCTATTCAGGATTCAACATTATTAGAGATAATGGCGACGAGGGCCGCAGCGAGGGTCACATCAGAGTGCAGAGAGCGGGCAGGGAAGAAAGGCAaacttcccccccccccccccggcgccCGCTGGGATGACgccagtagcagcagcagcggcgcccgCACCCGCACCCGCAGGGCCACCCGCTCCCTGGCGGAGAGCAgcagccgcggccgcggctgGATCCACGCCGGCGGGAtccacgcccgcgcgcccgcctgCGCCCGCGGGGagggccgcagcggcggcggcggcggcgtggtccgCGCCGGCGGGATCCACATCCGCGCGCCCGCCTGCGCCCGCGCGGAGggccgcagcagcggcggcggcgtggtccaGGGCCCCGTCGTGGCCCGCGTCGACGTCATGGCCCGCGCCAGGGAGCCCGGCGACGGTGGCCAGCgccgcgggagcggcggccacGCCCGCGGGAGGCCTCCCCGAGGCGACCTGGGCCCATgtggaaggaagggaggggaaggaggagggaggagggggaagagggccgccggccatggcgcccacggctgccggcggcggcgccctggcAGCGGCTGGGAGAGGAAAACCTAGGCTGATACCATATTAGAGATAATTCCTTGtctattgggctaaccctagaggggtagctatatagtagtcatacatgggccttattgggccataatacacacatactcCAACAAACATTTCTCATTTGTATCACAAAGAGCAAGTAGAATATACCCGTATTTGCAACCATCCGCAAACAAACAGGGACAGTAATTAAATACAGTACAAGAGGTTATTTACCTGCACAACTAGTGTGACATTGGGATAATCAACACCCCGGGCAGATACATCAGAGCTAACAAGAATGAGACCTTTTGACTCCTTAAATTCTTTTGATATCCTAGTTCTGTAACTTTGAGGTTTTCTGGAGTGGATCTCACGTACATTCAACTTCAGTTCAGATAGAAGCTCAGCAACAAGGCTTGTTACTTTTGCTGTTGTACAGAACACAATCACCTGTATTTGTTTCCTCGGTCATTGTACAGAATATATAGAGGACACTACAAAGATAATATAGCAATTAAGACTTACCTTGTAGTCAACATTTTCAGAAATATGGTCAGTTAGAAGACCATATAGGATAGAGAATTGTTTGTCTAGTGGTGCAACTAAATGCATTTGCTTCACCTGAATATAGTAATCATAAGCACATCATTAATTTTAAAACTACGGAGCAATCAACATACATTTGGTTTGTGAAATACCTGAGAATGTGTTTCCTCACTTCCTTCTTCAACAGTGTTGACAAATTCAAGATCTCTTTTCATGGCAATGTGACATACTTGGCGAACCTAGCATGAAGAGGAGAAATAATTGGCAAATTGACCAAGCAAAGTAAAGAGTTATAACAAGTATACTATGGTGATACCTCATCTGGAACTGTTGCAGAAAATAGGAGTGTTTGACGCTGTTTTGGGAGAGCAGCCACTATTTTCTCAATATCAGATCTGAATCCCATATCTAGCAAGCGATCAGCTTCATCAAGAATTAGAACTTTGACGCCCATTAACCTTGTAGCAAACCCTGGAGTGTTCTCCATATGATCCCTAAGCCTTCCTGGAGTAGCTACTAGAATCTGTAATTCAGCCATTCATCGTTGCTTGTGGGTCAGAACTCAGAACAAATGACAACAGAATAGCAGGATTATTCAATTCAACAAGACAACGTCACCTGGCAAGGGTTGGTATGCATGCGCTTCTGTTCAAGCGCCATTCTAGTGCCACCTATTACAAGCTGCACCCCAATTGATGGATGGAATTTAAGAAGCTTGCTAGCTTCTGCAGCAGCCTGATCAGCAAGCTCACGTGTAGGGCACACTACAACAACACTGATGGGAGGCCTCTTTTGATCACGATCAACAGGTGGTAATTTTGAGACAACTTCAATGGCTGGAAGCTGAAGGAAAAACAATTGCACATTACAattgggggaaaaaaagaatattCACTATTCAGCAGGGTACTTACCAAGAAAGCTACAGTTTTTCCTGTTCCTGTCCTTGCTTTGGCTAGTACATCCTTCCCTATTGACAGAAGACATGTCTGTAGGTGAGAACTGACTAGAAAATATACAATTCAAGTGGAAATAAGCTGCTTTCACAATCATGTGCGGCATATTTTTTTATACACATGCATTTCATAATTAGTGCAGTTCAGACTGCCTGCCTCTCAGAATGAAATAGTACTTTAAAATTACATGAAGTCAATGCcaactttttttaaaacttGCTTTGTAAAACTTGCTTTCTCTCTCAATATTTTTAGCCCCCCAATAATTCTGATGCAAAGAGAATTGTGCCAGGGTTAGCGAAATTTTGAGGGTGCTTAGGCAACATTACTCAAGTTCAAGAAAAAGCCATTCAATTTTTTTCTAAACAATAGATCTATGCATATCTGATTTTCATAGGAAGACATACAGATAGACGGACAAAGAGAACTGCAGCATCTCTTCTAAGTTCTTATAACACCTCTGAGTGGCTCAGAAGTAATCCTAGATTGCAGGCTCTATACTGAGTTGAAGCTTTGAAGGCAACATGATTACCAGGGCCCAAACATGCTTGCATCAACTGTGACAaattggcttttgcaaaagggTGTGAAGAACTTCAATGTAACTCATGTATAAACTACAAGGATGATTCACtaacaacaacaaagccttttTGTCCCAAGCTAGTTGAGGTGGACTAACAGGTGCTAAAAAATATGTAAGCTATATGAATAGCTTGTGCAGTTTATGACAGTATTTCAGGGAAATGGAAAATGCAGGTACAAAGTGGAAAAGGCAAGAAATTAGAAATGTGTGGGAAACAATATCCCATTGCATGAGCTTAATATATTTGCTCAAACAAAATTCATATCATAAAGTAAATCAGCAAATGCCAAACATACAACAAAGAATACTAAAATGAACCTTGAAGTATAATAGGAAGAGTAGCCTCTTGGACAGCAGTCATTCGTTCATAATTAGCAGCCTTAACACCTTTAAGTGTCAAGGGAGATAGTGGGCATTCATCAAACCTGTCAGGAAATGAAAGAATATCCATCAGCATAGAGGCTATAAGTACATTTTTAGCAGTACATGTCTGAACCATTCAGGAGAAAAGCAATTAATCTGCAAGCATTGCTAGTCATAGCCCATAGGCATGTAGTATGTCAATATAACTCGATCAAAGCACAGTGCACAACTGAGCACAGATTCAACAACTAACACCATCCATATACCACAAATTACAAGCTTCAGAGAAATTCGACAGAGATTTGTAAAAAAGGCTTAGTTCAAATAAAGTAGCAGTAGCAATATCAGCCAATCAGAAAAAATATGAACAGTTTGCCGCGTCCACCAAATTATGCTACAAAGACCACTCATCACAAAACTGTACTTCGAAGTTCAAATAAACTGACAGTAAGGGTTCATATGAATAGCTTAAATACCAAGAGCAATGTCATTAAGAACTCTAACCTACAATCTCAGTGCAGAACTAATGCAATTCATCTCTATATCATTCCTCCATGGCTCTATCTTTAATAGTTACATTGCCTATTGGAAATAGATATTAAACGGACTACCAATAGCACTTATTCTGGATTCAAAATGTGCATTGTTTGTATATTTCAAACAAATGCTCTGAATGCAGCTAGATGCAACCAACCTGATAAGGATTTGAGCGGTAAGATATCGAAATCACTTAGCGGGATCACATTTTAAGTTACTCGTAAATGATGAAATTTTTTCTTGCTTTCAAGGGTTCGGGCCCGCCTGTTGGTTGCTGCCATTATTCAGTCAGTAAGCCGTTTGGCACTCACATTTGACTCAAAATATTTCCGATTCTTGGTATCCATTACCAATTTCCCTTGCCTTCGTAGTCCTTAATATCTTAGCTTCTAGGTAGAAGGTACTTTGTTAAGCTTCACAAAGAAAAGGAAGTTTTCTAAGAGCTCTGAGGGTGAAGCATTAATCACCAGTTTCGGTCATGCCCTTGATTCAGATTTTTTATTTAACAAATCAAGTAGAACCGCGTAGCTCACACAGCGGGTCTTAGAGAGGAACCACAGCAGGCAGATTGCTTACTACTAGGTTGGATCGGATGTAAACCTGTGGAGTCACCATTTGTTACTATTGGACaaatttcttctttctcatCTTTGGATATTAATTCCTCAGGGAGTGGATTACCCATCTCCACAGAGTCCAGATCAGACTCATATGATAGTAAAACTCGTTCATAGTACTCCTGCAGAGTGATCCTCAAGACTACGCAGTCTTCACATGTCTTTAGCTTCACCGGCTTGAGGATAGAAAATAATCAGGTTTCTTATAGTACTTCTACATCCAGTGGACCACAGAACAACATAAAGGGTAGGAAGTGTTGCGGCCAAGTTGGAAGCAGATGCAGAAGCTTTTAAAAATATAGTAATAGTGGTTGCTGGCATTGAAGTGATACAGTCAATCATCATACAAGGTCATATAGGTACGATAGATTACAGATAGTGAAAGTAAACATGAATAGCACTTGCCAATTAGAAAATGCAAGCCACCATTTTTTTCCTATTTGCCAAGATGGTCACTTATTAATAATCTAAGCTAATTTGCATCAAGAAAAAGAGAACCAATCTATCTATGTACCAAAGAGAACCATACCAGCAATAAACAGAAACGCCTAAgcttaaaaaataaatattattgaGCATTATTTCATAGTTGAGCAAGAACTACCTCTTCTGGCTCAGATAAGAATCACCACCTCCAGTACTTCTTGTGTCTCTCTTCTGTTTAGCTGGCTCTTCTTTGTCTAACTCAAAAGAGCCGGACTTATTTCCcgcaatctccctcacattatCCTTAGCACCCTCATCATCAAAGGGATCATCTTCGAAACCTGATGGCTCATCATCCTCACCAACTTCCCCCaccgcatcatcatcatcatcatcatcctcacccTCTGACAAGCCAAAATCAAACTTTTTCAATCCCCTACCACTGGAATCACCAAACCCAACTACATCGtcatcctcatcgtcatccAAATCACTTTCCCTCCCTCTTCCCTGCGACAAACCAGACA
It includes:
- the LOC101758919 gene encoding DEAD-box ATP-dependent RNA helicase 31, which produces MTMMMLLGLGCSDRMQQRGGRRGGRAESVGPHRGRGRRDLGVLRRGGRYSDLDNDDDGDIGFGSSRGRRGRGGKMSGLSQGRGRESDLDDDEDDDVVGFGDSSGRGLKKFDFGLSEGEDDDDDDDAVGEVGEDDEPSGFEDDPFDDEGAKDNVREIAGNKSGSFELDKEEPAKQKRDTRSTGGGDSYLSQKRFDECPLSPLTLKGVKAANYERMTAVQEATLPIILQGKDVLAKARTGTGKTVAFLLPAIEVVSKLPPVDRDQKRPPISVVVVCPTRELADQAAAEASKLLKFHPSIGVQLVIGGTRMALEQKRMHTNPCQILVATPGRLRDHMENTPGFATRLMGVKVLILDEADRLLDMGFRSDIEKIVAALPKQRQTLLFSATVPDEVRQVCHIAMKRDLEFVNTVEEGSEETHSQVKQMHLVAPLDKQFSILYGLLTDHISENVDYKVIVFCTTAKVTSLVAELLSELKLNVREIHSRKPQSYRTRISKEFKESKGLILVSSDVSARGVDYPNVTLVVQLGVPTDREQYIHRLGRTGRKGNEGAGVLLLAPWEEYFLRSIKDLPLTEATQPLIDQDSKKKVDKALAHVEVKDKESAYQAWLGYYNSNKFIGRDKYQLVSLANEFSRSMGLNNPPAVPKLVLRKMGLSNIPGLRAK